From the Brassica napus cultivar Da-Ae chromosome A8, Da-Ae, whole genome shotgun sequence genome, one window contains:
- the LOC106387589 gene encoding histone acetyltransferase HAC12-like, producing MNVQAHMSGQQRSGQSPNQGNNGNSQMQNLAGAGGSVGPSRSTVGPMDHDVLKLRQYMQVLVFKVLQQRQPSPADAASKSKYMDVARRLEEGLYKMAISKEDYLNRSTLESRITSLIKNRHLNNHSQRHANPSSVGTMIPTPGLSHAGGNPSSMVRPSANATVAGNNNNSTSTAVNTENVRPAGGNMSNGYQHSSRNFSLGSGGNMTSMGSQRSTPQMIPTPGFVNSGTNSNSGGFSAEPTVVPQSHQQQQQREVTGGQNSHILSNQMTTGRRPGMQPNAAGVATNSVNGGAGVKERSVDKGEGYRTQNPDTLGSGNGMMTNAQNINAASSQSVSRANSSQSHQQQQFRQQPVQFQQQHQIQQQQQKFLQQTVQQHKLISNDGSGKPQVASEMDTDVKHEPRMEKNSEAMHSQPSERLQLSQFQNQYPNSGEDCYADAQHLTGQSDICTPHPQNSRQVHQMLHPQNIGSDSNGMSSQQHVQGITGMNEAQPNNLNEGSAVGQNHTSATVSSSHSLQNPIRTMRRTDPKFRNQQKWLLFLLHARTCNPPGGKCTDQNCLTVRKLWSHMNSCVEPQCLYPRCPQTKLLIGHYKNCKDLRCPVCMSVKSFRQRQVNACAQARLENESSGVNRAVVSNDSLCATAGVVSGSLGCDGTLDNLQPSSKRLKVEPSFQPVAPETESCKSSVVSQTETELSQDAERKDHRQSDAHVALKSGKLEVKEEVSDISEAFENVHKPRPSSEPSQHDLAGVSPKQENINMKQEPNKEDLVKSPEYAPKSGKPKIMGVALTELFTPEQVREHIRGLRQWVGQSKAKAEKNQAMENSMSANSCQLCAVEKLTFEPAPIYCTPCGARIKRNAMYYTVGAGETRHYFCIPCYNESRGDTILAVGTSVPKARLEKKKNDEETEEAWVQCDKCEAWQHQICALFNGRRDDGGQAEYTCPHCYITEVERNERKPLLQNAVLGAKDLPKTILSDHIEQRLFKRLEQERIERARAQGNNYDEVPTAESLVVRVVLSVDKKLEVKSRFLEIFKKDNFPTEFPYKSKVVLLFQKIEGVEVCLFGMYVQEFGSECSSPNERRVYLSYLDSVKYFRPEIKSASGEALRTFVYQEILIGYLEYCKLRGFTSCYIWACPPLKGEDYILYCHPEIQKTPKSDKLREWYLAMLRKAAKEGIVAETTNLYDHFFLQTGECRAKVTAARLPYFDGDYWPGAAEDIIHQMGQEDDGRKGNKKGILKKPITKRALKACGQSDLSGNMSKDLLLMQKLGETIHPMKEDFIMVHLQHCCKHCCALMVTGNRWVCSQCKDFQLCDGCYEAEQKREDRERHPVNQKDKHTLYPVEITGIPEDTKDRDEILESEFFDTRQAFLSLCQGNHYQYDTLRRAKHSSMMVLYHLHNPTAPAFVSTCNACHLDIETGQGWRCEVCPDYDVCNTCYRKEGCINHPHKLTNHPSLADQNAQNKEARQLRVLQLRKMLDLLVHATLCRRATNCQYPNCRKVKALFRHGLGCQRRASGGCVLCKKMWYLLQIHARACKESNCAVPRCGDLKEYLRRLQQQADSRRRVAVMEMMRQRTAEVAGTSAD from the exons ATGAATGTTCAGGCTCACATGTCGGGACAACAACGATCTGGGCAGTCTCCAAACCAAGGGAATAACGGGAACTCTCAAATGCAGAACTTAGCTGGTGCTGGTGGTAGCGTAGGGCCTTCACGTAGCACCGTTGGTCCAATGGACCATGATGTTTTAAAGCTAAGGCAGTACATGCAAGTCCTTGT ATTTAAAGTTTTACAGCAACGGCAACCATCTCCGGCTGATGCTGCATCAAAGTCAAAGTATATGGACGTTGCTAGACGCTTAGAGGAGGGGCTGTATAAGATGGCTATCTCAAAG GAGGATTACTTGAACCGGTCAACTCTTGAGTCTCGGATTACAAGCCTAATAAAAAACAGACACCTGAATAACCACAGTCAGCGACATGCTAATCCTTCTTCGGTTGGAACGATGATACCTACTCCAGGATTATCACACGCTGGGGGTAATCCTAGTTCGATGGTTAGACCCTCTGCTAATGCTACAGTAGCTGGAAACAACAACAATAGCACAAGTACAGCTGTGAATACTGAAAACGTTCGACCTGCTGGAG GTAATATGTCTAATGGATACCAACATTCATCGAGAAACTTTTCTCTTGGTTCTGGAGGGAATATGACATCCATGGGTTCTCAAAGAAGTACTCCCCAGATGATTCCTACGCCTGGGTTCGTTAACAGTGGTACTAATAGCAACAGTGGTGGATTTTCTGCTGAGCCCACAGTGGTACCTCAGTCtcatcagcagcagcagcaaagGGAGGTAACTGGTGGTCAAAATAGTCACATCTTGTCCAACCAAATGACTACTGGCCGTAGACCTGGGATGCAACCAAATGCAGCTGGTGTGGCCACTAACTCTGTAAATGGTGGTGCTGGAGTGAAGGAAAGAAGTGTAGACAAAG GGGAAGGTTATAGAACACAAAATCCTGACACCCTTGGATCTGGAAATGGGATGATGACAAATGCTCAGAATATCAATGCAGCAAGTTCCCAGTCTGTGTCCAGAGCTAACTCTTCTCAG TCACATCAACAGCAACAATTTCGGCAACAGCCTGTCCAATTTCAGCAACAGCATCAGATTCAACAGCAGCAGCAGAAATTTCTCCAGCAGACGGTGCAGCAACATAAATTAATAAGCAATGATGGTTCGGGAAAACCTCAGGTGGCTTCTGAAATGGATACGGATGTTAAGCATGAACCTAGAATGGAGAAGAATAGTGAAGCTATGCACTCCCAACCATCTGAACGGCTCCAGCTTTCTCAGTTCCAGAATCAATATCCGAATTCTGGAGAAGACTGCTATGCAGACGCTCAGCATCTTACAGGTCAGAGTGATATATGCACTCCACATCCTCAAAATAGCCGACAGGTTCACCAAATGCTGCACCCGCAGAATATAGGTTCAGATTCCAATGGTATGTCAAGTCAACAGCACGTTCAGGGAATTACCGGGATGAATGAAGCTCAACCTAATAATTTGAACGAAGGGTCTGCTGTTGGTCAGAATCATACTTCTGCGACCGTATCCAGTTCCCATAGTCTGCAGAATCCTATTAGAACGATGCGCAGAACCGATCCCAAGTTCCGAAATCAACAGAAATGGCTCTTGTTTTTACTTCATGCACGGACCTGCAACCCGCCAGGAGGGAAGTGCACAGACCAGAATTGCCTTACTGTTCGGAAACTGTGGAGTCACATGAACAGTTGTGTTGAACCTCAGTGCCTATATCCTCGGTGTCCTCAGACAAAGTTACTGATTGGCCACTATAAAAACTGCAAGGATCTTCGGTGCCCTGTCTGTATGTCTGTGAAAAGCTTCCGTCAGCGACAAGTTAATGCGTGTGCTCAGGCTCGTTTAGAAAACGAGAGCAGCGGGGTGAACAGAGCTGTAGTATCAAATGATTCACTATGCGCTACTGCTGGAGTGGTTTCTGGTTCTCTTGGCTGTGATGGTACTTTAGATAATTTGCAACCTTCATCAAAACGGTTGAAGGTGGAGCCGTCTTTTCAACCAGTGGCCCCTGAGACTGAAAGTTGTAAAAGCTCCGTTGTTTCCCAAACAGAGACGGAACTATCTCAGGATGCTGAAAGAAAGGATCATAGGCAGAGCGATGCACATGTGGCATTGAAGTCAGGGAAGTTGGAAGTGAAAGAAGAAGTTTCTGATATTTCTGAAGCTTTTGAAAATGTTCACAAGCCGAGGCCTTCCAGTGAACCAAGTCAGCATGATTTGGCTGGTGTCTCGCCAAAGcaagaaaacataaatatgaaGCAAGAGCCGAATAAAGAAGATTTGGTGAAGTCTCCTGAATATGCACCAAAATCTGGAAAACCAAAGATAATGGGTGTTGCCTTAACTGAATTGTTCACTCCCGAACAAGTGAGAGAACATATCCGTGGTCTTCGTCAGTGGGTTGGCCAG AGTAAAGCCAAAGCAGAAAAGAATCAGGCCATGGAGAATTCGATGAGTGCTAATTCCTGCCAGTTATGTGCGGTGGAGAAGCTTACATTCGAGCCAGCACCTATTTATTGTACTCCATGCGGTGCTCGTATCAAAAGAAACGCAATGTACTATACTGTTGGAGCTGGTGAAACTCGTCATTACTTTTGTATTCCCTGTTATAATGAATCCCGAGGAGACACTATACTCGCCGTAGGGACTTCAGTACCAAAGGCAAGActcgagaaaaagaaaaacgatGAAGAGACTGAAGAAGCG tgggTCCAGTGTGATAAATGCGAGGCCTGGCAGCATCAGATATGTGCTCTATTTAATGGGCGGAGGGATGATGGGGGGCAAGCTGAGTACACCTGCCCACATTGCTATATAACAGAGGTGGAACGAAATGAGAGGAAGCCTTTACTTCAAAACGCTGTTCTTGGAGCGAAAGACCTGCCAAAAACGATTCTCAGTGACCACATAGAGCAGCGTTTGTTTAAAAGGCTGGAGCAGGAAAGGATTGAGAGAGCCAGGGCTCAAGGAAACAATTATGATGAG GTTCCAACTGCTGAATCCCTTGTGGTTAGAGTTGTTTTATCTGTTGACAAGAAGCTGGAAGTCAAATCTCGATTTCTTGAAATATTTAAGAAGGATAATTTCCCCACAGAGTTTCCATACAAGTCTAAG gTGGTTCTATTGTTCCAGAAGATCGAAGGTGTAGAAGTATGCTTGTTTGGGATGTATGTCCAAGAGTTTGGATCCGAATGTTCATCTCCTAATGAGCGCCGTGTTTATCTCTCGTATCTGGACTCTGTGAAGTACTTTAGACCTGAGATTAAATCTGCTAGTGGAGAGGCTCTGCGCACTTTTGTATACCAAGAAATTCTT ATTGGTTACCTGGAATACTGCAAATTGCGTGGTTTCACGAGCTGCTATATATGGGCTTGTCCACCACTGAAGGGTGAGGACTACATCTTATATTGCCATCCAGAAATTCAGAAAACGCCAAAGTCTGATAAACTACGGGAGTG GTACTTAGCAATGTTGCGAAAAGCTGCAAAGGAAGGGATTGTAGCGGAAACTACAAACCTATATGACCATTTTTTCTTGCAAACTGGTGAATGTAGAGCTAAGGTTACGGCTGCTAGGCTCCCGTATTTCGATGGTGACTACTGGCCAGGTGCAGCAGAGGATATCATACACCAAATGGGTCAAGAAGATGATGGTAGAAAAGGAAATAAGAAAGGAATACTCAAGAAACCCATTACAAAAAGGGCTCTAAAAGCATGTGGCCAGTCTGATCTGTCTGGGAATATGTCCAAAGATCTGCTGCTAATGCAAAAA CTTGGTGAGACCATTCACCCCATGAAGGAGGACTTTATCATGGTTCACTTGCAACATTGTTGCAAGCATTGCTGTGCACTGATGGTAACTGGAAATCGTTGGGTCTGCAGCCAATGCAAAGATTTCCAGTTATGTGATGG GTGCTATGAGGCTGAGCAGAAACGAGAGGACAGAGAAAGGCATCCTGTTAATCAAAAGGATAAACATACACTGTATCCT GTTGAGATCACTGGTATTCCTGAAGACACCAAGGATAGAGATGAGATACTAGAAAGCGAATTTTTCGATACGAGGCAAGCCTTCCTGAGTCTTTGTCAAGGGAACCATTATCAGTACGATACACTGAGGCGAGCAAAACATTCTTCCATGATGGTGCTTTATCATCTCCACAATCCAACGGCTCCTGCCTTTGTCTCAACGTGTAACGCATGCCACCTCGATATCGAAACTGGTCAAGGCTGGCGCTGTGAAGTTTGCCCTGACTACGATGTGTGCAACACTTGTTACCGTAAAGAGGGATGTATTAATCATCCTCACAAGCTGACGAACCATCCATCGCTAGCtgaccaaaacgctcagaacaAAGAAGCTAGGCAGTTGCGAGTGTTGCAGCTCAGGAAAATGCTCGATCTTCTGGTGCATGCGACGCTATGCCGCCGTGCGACGAATTGTCAGTATCCTAACTGCCGCAAAGTGAAGGCGCTGTTCCGGCATGGTTTAGGTTGCCAGAGACGTGCTTCGGGAGGCTGTGTTCTGTGCAAGAAGATGTGGTATCTCTTGCAAATCCACGCACGGGCCTGCAAGGAATCGAACTGTGCTGTACCTCGATGCGG AGACCTAAAGGAATATCTGAGAAGGTTACAGCAGCAAGCAGATTCACGGCGGAGAGTAGCCGTCATGGAGATGATGAGGCAGAGAACTGCAGAAGTCGCTGGGACCTCGGCtgattaa